The following are encoded in a window of Vidua macroura isolate BioBank_ID:100142 chromosome 26, ASM2450914v1, whole genome shotgun sequence genomic DNA:
- the LOC128819287 gene encoding ubiquitin carboxyl-terminal hydrolase 42-like, producing the protein MDWQQRQRPGAGLCNLGSTCYINVILQCLTYTPPLANYLLSRDHSQLCHRQGFCMMCIMEAHVRKVLHSSANVIWPRAVVRDLKFIGEEFEPDMAGDAYEFLRCALEAMQRACLSGSSNVDISSQTTTIIHQIFGGFLKSRVTCLRCQAVSDSYKAFLHVLLDIKAPSSLTKALENFVTPKSLDGKCCLKCSKCEKIVTASKRVTVHCVPKVFTVCLERAADHTGKKISKIVEYPEYLDLRPYMSDTAGEPLLYSLYALVVHSGDTCLDGHFFCYTKASNGQWYKMDDESVDNCGIHAVLRQQAYLLFYARFSDLKMEGMVASSLTASYAHSFLSQCGVSSEQAGSAGTYGQPGRTISIHCQRTSARERIQSRSLQWGNDHCRWFMNSTDSNNSTGRKTKRSTPPGRDHAVKDGTASGPFNRSCQWAPAPSAAWVQHLPRQREQSQSSWQGYDLCRQFVEITDYNQSVRRRRSSWWRRSRPHCDQEPKDNTPEVSSNASSKRATALSAAWEQSLLRQREQGRSPQRGYNLRRRFVEITDYHQSAKRRRKHSFGTNRQKRQSQN; encoded by the exons ATGGACTGGCAGCAAAGACAGAGACCCGGAGCAGGACTCTGCAACCTGGGCAGTACTTGCTACATCAATGTCATCCTGCAGTGCCTGACATACACACCTCCTCTGGCCAACTACCTGCTCTCTCGTGACCATAGCCAGTTAT GTCATCGGCAAGGCTTCTGCATGATGTGCATCATGGAAGCACATGTTAGGAAAGTCCTGCACTCTTCAGCCAATGTTATCTGGCCTAGGGCTGTTGTCAGGGACCTCAAAT TCATAGGAGAAGAATTTGAGCCTGACATGGCCGGAGACGCCTATGAGTTCTTACGCTGCGCTCTTGAGGCCATGCAGAGAGCTTGTCTGAGTGGAAGCAGCAA TGTGGACATCTCTTCTCAAACAACTACTATCATCCATCAAATATTTGGGGGCTTTCTGAAATCCAGAG TCACATGCTTGAGGTGCCAAGCAGTTTCTGATTCCTACAAGGCCTTCCTGCATGTCCTTTTGGATATCAAA gcacCCTCATCCCTCACCAAAGCTCTGGAGAACTTTGTGACACCTAAGAGTCTGGATGGAAAATGCTGCCTCAAATGTAGCAA GTGTGAGAAGATAGTAACCGCCTCTAAGAGGGTTACAGTCCATTGTGTGCCCAAGGTCTTCACGGTGTGCCTGGAAAGGGCTGCTGATCACACAGGCAAGAAGATCAGCAAG ATTGTTGAGTATCCTGAGTACTTGGATCTTCGGCCATACATGTCTGACACAGCTGGAGAACCCCTCCTCTACTCCTTATATGCTCTTGTGGTGCACAGCGGTGACACCTGTCTTGATGGACACTTCTTCTGCTATACAAAG GCCAGCAATGGACAATGGTACAAGATGGATGATGAGTCTGTGGATAATTGTGGCATCCACGCAGTTCTCAGGCAGCAAGCCTATTTGCTGTTCTATGCCAG attCTCTGATTTGAAAATGGAAGGAATGGTGGCTTCCTCTCTGACGGCATCCTATGCCCATTCTTTCCTCAGTCAGTGCGGGGTCAGCAGTGAGCAGGCAGGTTCTGCAGGGACATACGGTCAACCTGGTAGGACTATATCAATACATTGCCAGAGGACAAGTGCCAGGGAGAGGATCCAGAGTAGATCCCTACAGTGGGGCAATGATCACTGCAGATGGTTCATGAACAGCACTGACTCAAACAACTCAACAGggaggaagacaaagagaagtACTCCTCCAGGTCGTGACCATGCTGTCAAGGATGGCACAGCTTCAGGGCCCTTCAACAGAAGCTGTCAGTGGGCTCCTGCACCCAGTGCTGCTTGGGTACAACACCTGCCAAGACAGAGAGAGCAAAGCCAGTCCTCATGGCAGGGCTATGATCTTTGCAGACAGTTTGTGGAGATCACAGACTACAACCAGtcagtgaggaggaggaggagtagCTGGTGGAGAAGAAGCCGTCCACATTGTGACCAAGAGCCAAAGGACAATACACCAGAAGTGTCCTCGAATGCTAGCTCCAAGAGGGCTACGGCACTCAGTGCTGCTTGGGAGCAATCCCTGCTAAGGCAGAGAGAGCAGGGCAGGTCACCACAGCGGGGCTATAATCTCCGCAGACGGTTTGTGGAAATCACAGACTACCACCAGTCagcaaagaggaggaggaaacacTCATTTGGAACAAACAGGCAGAAAAGACAAAGCCAGAATTAA